The Phocoena sinus isolate mPhoSin1 chromosome 12, mPhoSin1.pri, whole genome shotgun sequence genome includes a window with the following:
- the AKAP12 gene encoding A-kinase anchor protein 12 isoform X4, with amino-acid sequence MGQPAEEGWGLRGLCRIAPAGQRRVPGPAGQRESEDVTERDSDKDMAANSAAVQDIQDITKEGQEEMPETMEQIPASESTVDELMQPAEPQANDVGFKKVFKFVGFKFTVKKDKTEKSDTVQLLTVKKDEGEGPGGSDGAGDRLELSRETGDATPTDTELKQSTEKPEETPRHELSRPEVSLQAESGPPAGEGKDEGEEKQEKEPARSPDSPTSPVASETASPFKKFFTQGWAGWRKKTSFRKPREDELEASEKKKEQEAEKADTEENEKTEGLSEQPSSQEARESTQDARLSAEYEKVELPPEDQGQAPPEEKPAPLATEVFDEKVEIVAEVHVSTAEKGTEAQKAEVEGAVEPSPPERSLETDADLPDAEPPEPLLKMQEEAGAPSGDHAQPAELCADAKAPPTPPEGVAGEVEVPSSQERTKVQGSPLKKLFTSSGLKKLSGKKQKGKRGGDEESGEQHPASADSPDSPDEPKGESSASSPEEPEEITCLEKGVAEAPQDGETEEGTTSDGEKKREGVTPWASFKKMVTPKKRVRRLSESDKEDEVDKVKSATLSSTESTTSEMQEEGKGNGEEQKPEEPKRKVDTSVSWEALICVGSSKKRARKASSSDDEGGPKPLGGDSQKPEEAGRDRESGPDAPPAGSQDHDQPPGSSSPEQAGSPSEGEGVSTWESFKRLVTSRKKPKSKLEEKNEDLVAGSGLEYSASDAELGKEESWVSIRKFIPGRRKKRLDGKQEQAAMEDTGPTEVNEDDSDVPAVVPLSEYDAVEREKTEAQQAPKSEEGPKQKVAVDVSEELSKGLLHAVTVAVTDGTRAVPSIEERAPSWISASVTEPLEQAEDEDKPPSGEVFEKEVFAEETPVETKTLPESQEAADDTVASKVELTPEALTAAETTEPFCAEEATEASGAEETTDMVSAVSQLTDFPDTTEEATPVQEVEGSMPDMEDQAKRTREVLQAVAEKVKEESQLPDARGLDDTIQTTQKGQAKRLEQVEEAEEDPYALDQKEAMGGAPRVRVQETKTETLTQGTAMVQATAESLEEIPPGTESAEARELASTCPAETVAAVKPETVPEQAVAPDSAETLTDSETNGSTPVADFEATNVSQQTKIMEIDEDGEVPSGTQYQVTEGEALSELKEMPPEPSNFQSQEEERSKVEEVLEHADKEVTVETVPILSKTEVIQEAGRCAEEEAKEEPSVEGLVSTDTETTEKKITEVALEDEVTKTEFQKNDDLELQRPAKSLLTPAERERVVQVERDKTEFEPTQVNEEKLECKPAVTTCEELSKQLVQAVNVTVIDGEKEVISFEGSSLPVHEEEACTEIQVQSSEAPLALTAAAMGEKVLAEAIKILETAETLESAEARLVPEEKSSEKDEGSPAQPGEDAVPTGTESQAKSIPVIVSVMPEKGISADLEGDKTTSQKWESDGDGEQVRCQEGGVSKTREEDLKAEDEILKLETESCKLVQNVIQTVVDQLGSTEEMASAFQTQAQLTEADSQEAGQEIEKEESKLQPCTLDETQTIEAKEESPLSAGEHTHPDVSGDVNEALEKMAATRVESSPVDGQQLEEVASPSKEKREAPETKSVPEDDGGAGFGERTEKSPFESREDEKGDAAVDPGNQTSAPEDAEASGGSTKESPDTIGPKLKEKGDGQEVEFQEEKVQSESEKEIKTQTQEETQDQERAPAKPEPTES; translated from the coding sequence cTGGACAGAGAGagtctgaagatgtgactgaaagGGACTCAGACAAAGACATGGCTGCTAACTCAGCGGCGGTTCAAGACATTCAAGACATCACgaaggaggggcaggaggaaatGCCTGAGACGATGGAACAGATCCCTGCCTCAGAAAGCACTGTAGACGAGCTGATGCAACCCGCTGAGCCCCAGGCTAATGACGTAGGATTTAAGAAGGTGTTTAAGTTTGTCGGCTTCAAATTCACTGTGAAAAAGGATAAGACAGAGAAGTCTGACACTGTGCAGCTTCTCACCGTCAAAAAGGATGAAGGCGAAGGGCCAGGGGGGTCCGACGGGGCTGGTGACCGCCTGGAGCTCAGCCGGGAGACAGGGGACGCGACACCCACAGACACTGAACTCAAACAGTCCACAGAGAAGCCCGAAGAGACGCCCAGACACGAGCTGAGCCGCCCAGAAGTCTCCCTTCAGGCGGAGTCCGGTCCACCAGCCGGGGAAGGCAAAGAcgaaggagaagaaaaacaagagaaagaaccCGCCAGATCTCCAGATTCTCCGACGAGTCCAGTGGCCAGCGAAACCGCATCGCCCTTCAAAAAATTCTTCACTCAAGGTTGGGCCGGCTGGCGAAAAAAGACCAGTTTCAGGAAGCCTCGGGAGGATGAGCTGGAggcttcagagaagaaaaaggaacaagagGCAGAAAAGGCAGACACAGAAGAAAACGAGAAGACGGAAGGTCTCTCCGAGCAGCCGTCCTCACAGGAGGCCCGCGAGAGCACCCAGGATGCCAGGCTGTCGGCTGAGTATGAAAAGGTGGAGCTGCCCCCCGAAGACCAAGGGCAAGCACCTCCCGAAGAGAAACCCGCCCCGTTAGCAACAGAAGTGTTCGATGAAAAAGTAGAGATTGTCGCGGAGGTCCACGTCAGCACTGCAGAGAAGGGCACAGAGGCGCAGAAAGCCGAGGTAGAAGGGGCAGTAGAGCCCTCGCCGCCTGAGCGATCGCTTGAAACGGACGCCGACCTTCCGGATGCCGAGCCCCCGGAGCCGCTGCTGAAGATGCAGGAAGAGGCGGGCGCCCCCAGCGGGGACCACGCCCAGCCAGCCGAGCTCTGCGCAGACGCGAAAGCACCTCCCACGCCCCCTGAGGGCGTCGCGGGGGAGGTGGAAGTGCCGTCCTCGCAGGAGAGAACTAAGGTgcagggaagccctttaaagaAACTGTTCACAAGCAGCGGCTTAAAAAAACTCTCTGGAaagaagcagaaagggaaaagaggaggagaTGAGGAGTCCGGGGAGCAGCATCCAGCCTCAGCGGATTCTCCCGACAGCCCAGACGAACCCAAGGGTGAGAGCTCAGCCTCGTCCCCCGAAGAGCCCGAGGAGATCACGTGCCTGGAGAAAGGCGTGGCCGAGGCCCCCCAGGACGGGGAGACGGAGGAAGGGACCACTTCCGACggagagaagaagagggaagGTGTTACCCCCTGGGCATCTTTCAAAAAGATGGTGACGCCCAAGAAACGCGTGAGAAGGCTCTCTGAAAGTGACAAGGAGGACGAAGTGGACAAGGTTAAGAGCGCCACCCTGTCCTCCACGGAGAGCACCACCTCTGAAAtgcaggaggaggggaaaggaaacGGAGAGGAGCAGAAGCCGGAAGAGCCAAAGCGCAAGGTTGACACCTCCGTGTCCTGGGAAGCTCTGATTTGTGTGGGGTCATCCAAGAAAAGAGCAAGGAAAGCATCCTCTTCTGACGACGAAGGGGGACCAAAACCCCTGGGAGGAGACAGCCAAAAAccagaggaagcagggagagacaGGGAGTCGGGCCCAGACGCGCCCCCTGCCGGCTCCCAAGACCACGACCAACCCCCAGGAAGTTCCTCACCCGAGCAGGCCGGCAGCCCCTCCGAAGGGGAGGGGGTCTCCACCTGGGAGTCATTTAAAAGATTAGTCACCTCGAGGAAAAAACCGAAGtcaaaactggaagagaaaaacgAAGACTTGGTAGCTGGGTCCGGCCTAGAATATTCAGCCTCAGATGCTGAGCTGGGGAAAGAAGAGTCTTGGGTTTCAATCAGGAAGTTTATTCCTGGGCGAAGGAAGAAAAGGCTGGATGGGAAACAAGAACAAGCAGCGATGGAAGATACGGGGCCAACGGAGGTCAACGAGGACGATTCGGACGTCCCAGCCGTGGTGCCTCTGTCCGAGTACGATGCGGTGGAAAGGGAGAAAACGGAAGCACAGCAGGCTCCCAAGAGCGAGGAGGGCCCCAAGCAGAAGGTGGCTGTCGACGTGTCGGAGGAGCTCAGTAAGGGTCTGCTTCACGCCGTGACTGTGGCTGTCACGGACGGGACAAGGGCCGTCCCTAGCATTGAAGAAAGGGCACCTTCATGGATCTCTGCTTCGGTGACAGAACCTCTTGAACAAGCAGAAGACGAAGACAAGCCACCATCTGGGGAGGTGTTTGAAAAAGAAGTCTTTGCAGAGGAAACCCCCGTCGAAACCAAAACGCTGCCGGAGAGCCAGGAGGCCGCTGATGACACAGTCGCCAGCAAGGTGGAATTGACCCCTGAAGCTCTGACGGCCGCAGAAACCACAGAGCCGTTCTGTGCTGAAGAAGCCACAGAAGCCTCTGGTGCTGAAGAGACCACCGACATGGTTTCGGCTGTTTCCCAGTTAACTGACTTTCCAGATACCACCGAGGAAGCAACACCGGTTCAGGAGGTGGAGGGCAGCATGCCCGACATGGAAGACCAGGCGAAGAGGACCCGAGAGGTGCTGCAGGCCGTTGCAGAAAAAGTTAAAGAGGAATCACAGCTGCCTGACGCCAGAGGGCTAGACGACACCATCCAGACAACCCAGAAAGGACAAGCGAAAAGACTGGAGCAGGTGGAGGAAGCAGAAGAGGATCCTTACGCACTCGATCAGAAGGAAGCGATGGGTGGAGCACCCAGAGTACGTGTACAAGAAACGAAAACTGAGACTTTGACACAGGGGACGGCGATGGTACAGGCCACCGCGGAAAGCTTGGAAGAAATTCCTCCAGGCACAGAGAGTGCAGAGGCCAGGGAGCTTGCAAGCACTTGTCCAGCTGAAACCGTGGCTGCGGTAAAACCAGAGACTGTCCCAGAACAGGCTGTTGCTCCTGACTCAGCTGAAACCCTCACAGATAGTGAGACCAATGGAAGCACCCCAGTAGCAGATTTTGAAGCTACAAATgtaagccagcagaccaagatcATGGAAATCGATGAAGATGGTGAGGTTCCATCCGGTACCCAATACCAGGTCACAGAAGGTGAGGCACTTTCTGAACTGAAAGAGATGCCTCCAGAACCTTCCAATTTTCAATCCCAGGAAGAAGAGCGTTCAAAAGTGGAAGAGGTTCTAGAACATGCCGATAAAGAGGTAACAGTGGAAACTGTACCCATCCTTTCAAAGACTGAGGTGATTCAAGAGGCTGGCCGATGTGCTGAAGAGGAAGCCAAAGAGGAGCCATCTGTCGAAGGACTTGTGTCCACTGACACAGAAACAACCGAGAAAAAGATAACTGAAGTTGCCCTTGAGGATGAAGTTACGAAAACTGAGTTTCAAAAGAATGATGATCTCGAACTCCAGAGACCTGCTAAGTCTCTTCTAACCCCAGCGGAGAGAGAGAGGGTAGTTCAAGTGGAAAGGGACAAAACGGAATTCGAGCCAACTCAAGTAAATGAAGAGAAACTTGAGTGCAAACCAGCTGTTACCACATGTGAAGAGCTCAGTAAGCAACTGGTTCAGGCAGTGAATGTAACCGTCATAGACGGGGAAAAGGAAGTCATCAGTTTTGAAGGAAGTTCTCTGCCCGTTCACGAGGAAGAGGCATGCACAGAAATTCAAGTTCAAAGCTCTGAGGCACCATTAGCTCTAACAGCTGCAGCAATGGGGGAGAAGGTCTTAGCAGAAGCTATCAAGATTTTAGAAACAGCGGAAACTTTGGAATCTGCAGAGGCACGTTTAGTACCGGAAGAAAAGTCCTCAGAAAAAGATGAAGGCTCTCCTGCTCAGCCAGGGGAAGACGCGGTGCCCACAGGGACCGAGTCTCAGGCCAAATCAATCCCGGTAATAGTATCTGTTATGCCTGAAAAAGGCATCAGCGCAGACCTGGAAGGAGATAAAACCACATCACAGAAATGGGAGTCAGATGGAGACGGTGAGCAGGTTCGTTGTCAGGAAGGCGGAGTAAGCAAAACAAGAGAGGAAGATTTAAAGGCTGAAGATGAGATTTTGAAACTTGAGACAGAGAGCTGCAAGCTTGTACAAAACGTAATTCAGACAGTTGTTGACCAGTTGGGGAGTACAGAAGAAATGGCCTCTGCTTTCCAGACCCAGGCTCAACTGACGGAAGCCGACAGCCAGGAAGCTGGGCAGGAAAtcgagaaagaagaaagcaaacttCAGCCCTGCACGTTGGATGAAACACAAACCATCGAAGCCAAAGAGGAGTCCCCGCTAAGTGCCGGGGAACACACACATCCAGATGTTTCCGGAGATGTGAATGAAGCTTTAGAGAAGATGGCGGCCACGAGGGTAGAAAGTTCCCCGGTAGATGGCCAGCAGCTTGAAGAGGTAGCTTCCCCAtccaaggaaaagagagaagcccCTGAAACAAAGTCTGTGCCAGAAGACGACGGTGGTGCCGGGTttggagaaagaacagagaagtcACCGTTTGAATCCCGAGAAGATGAAAAAGGTGATGCTGCTGTTGACCCCGGGAACCAAACCTCAGCCCCGGAAGATGCTGAGGCATCAGGAGGCTCGACCAAAGAGTCTCCAGATACAATTGGACCCAAACTGAAAGAGAAGGGAGATGGCCAGGAAGTagaatttcaggaagaaaaagtgCAGAGCGagtcagaaaaagagatcaaaacacaaacacaggagGAGACACAGGACCAAGAGAGAGCACCGGCAAAACCCGAGCCCACAGAATCCTAA